A stretch of the Metopolophium dirhodum isolate CAU chromosome 8, ASM1992520v1, whole genome shotgun sequence genome encodes the following:
- the LOC132951070 gene encoding zinc finger protein 474-like isoform X1 has product MDSSMDTTTTTTTTTTPLKSKRFPTMFKKMMLSMPICLGLKTISKDATSAVKSSVQKKTSGKKKPKAAMEAEQEVVGMSRRPDTATLGKPLLLDKRTDSGTEVRPSTTKRPVCQQFNSRTYRVKTKDRKSVLSLPEVSKQTPKNRKSYLPIKVKPIAPTPPIRQRIQNMSSPSNDQENVKQHTISEIIEKKPEEYRPEKWVPTAVGSARKKRLVLCYLCGKEFGTASLPFHEPQCLKKWIQENSRLPEHLQRTMPTKPENQIISVDDWNKLAWEATQSNLVPCDFCQRKFLANRLEAHARVCIESKKKPVAAPKLPAKSAVNMDKPKKKPAPCYVCGRLFGTASIGIHEPQCLIKWTRENDGLAPHLRRPVPTKPEVIIDEVTGKVDQRATREEHWKSYLSQLVPCDRCKRTFDPDRLEVHQRSCKGVTK; this is encoded by the exons atggacaGTTCTATGGATACtaccactactactactacaacaaCAACACCTCTGAAGTCAAAAAGATTTCCCACCATGTTCAAAAAAATGATGCTTTCAA tgCCCATTTGTTTAGGATTAAAGACCATTTCGAAGGATGCAACTTCAGCTGTTAAATCGTCCGTCCAAAAGAAGACATCGGGCAAAAAAAAGCCGAAAGCGGCAATGGAAGCTGAACAGGAAGTTGTGGGTATGTCAAGGCGGCCAGACACAGCCACGTTGGGCAAACCACTGTTGTTGGACAAGCGGACCGATAGCGGAACGGAAGTACGGCCATCAACTACAAAACGTCCGGTTTGTCAACAATTTAACAGCAGAACATACCGGGTCAAAACCAAGGACCGAAAAAGCGTGTTAAGCTTGCCTGAAGTATCTAAGCAGACACCGAAGAATCGGAAAAGTTATTTACCGATTAAAGTGAAGCCGATCGCTCCAACTCCGCCAATTCGGCAACGTATCCAAAATATGTCGTCTCCGTCAAACGACCAGGAAAACGTTAAACAGCATACTATTAGCgagataatagaaaaaaaacccgAAGAATATCGTCCAGAAAAATGGGTTCCAACGGCCGTCGGATCGGCAAGGAAAAAAAGGCTCGTTTTGTGCTATTTATGCGGTAAAGAATTCGGTACGGCTTCGTTGCCATTTCACGAACCTCAGTGTCTCAAG AAATGGATCCAAGAAAATTCCCGACTACCCGAACATTTACAAAGAACTATGCCAACGAAACcggaaaatcaaattatttctgTTGATGATTGGAATAAGTTGGCATGGGAAGCCACTCAG TCAAATTTGGTGCCATGCGATTTTTGCCAACGGAAGTTCCTAGCAAACAGACTTGAAGCCCACGCAAGAGTCTGTATTGAATCCAAGAAAAAACCAGTAGCC GCGCCAAAGTTACCGGCTAAATCGGCCGTCAACATGGACAAACCTAAAAAGAAACCGGCGCCGTGTTACGTGTGCGGTCGTCTGTTCGGGACCGCGTCCATAGGGATTCACGAACCTCAGTGTCTGATCAAGTGGACCCGAGAAAACGATGGCCTAGCACCACATCTCCGACGACCCGTGCCCACCAAACCGGAAGTGATCATCGACGAAG TGACGGGCAAGGTGGATCAACGGGCTACCAGAGAAGAACACTGGAAATCGTACTTATCGCAGCTCGTGCCATGCGACCGGTGTAAACGGACATTCGACCCGGACAGGTTGGAAGTGCATCAGAGAAGTTGTAAAGGAGtgacaaaataa
- the LOC132951070 gene encoding zinc finger protein 474-like isoform X2 → MDSSMDTTTTTTTTTTPLKSKRFPTMFKKMMLSRLKTISKDATSAVKSSVQKKTSGKKKPKAAMEAEQEVVGMSRRPDTATLGKPLLLDKRTDSGTEVRPSTTKRPVCQQFNSRTYRVKTKDRKSVLSLPEVSKQTPKNRKSYLPIKVKPIAPTPPIRQRIQNMSSPSNDQENVKQHTISEIIEKKPEEYRPEKWVPTAVGSARKKRLVLCYLCGKEFGTASLPFHEPQCLKKWIQENSRLPEHLQRTMPTKPENQIISVDDWNKLAWEATQSNLVPCDFCQRKFLANRLEAHARVCIESKKKPVAAPKLPAKSAVNMDKPKKKPAPCYVCGRLFGTASIGIHEPQCLIKWTRENDGLAPHLRRPVPTKPEVIIDEVTGKVDQRATREEHWKSYLSQLVPCDRCKRTFDPDRLEVHQRSCKGVTK, encoded by the exons atggacaGTTCTATGGATACtaccactactactactacaacaaCAACACCTCTGAAGTCAAAAAGATTTCCCACCATGTTCAAAAAAATGATGCTTTCAA GATTAAAGACCATTTCGAAGGATGCAACTTCAGCTGTTAAATCGTCCGTCCAAAAGAAGACATCGGGCAAAAAAAAGCCGAAAGCGGCAATGGAAGCTGAACAGGAAGTTGTGGGTATGTCAAGGCGGCCAGACACAGCCACGTTGGGCAAACCACTGTTGTTGGACAAGCGGACCGATAGCGGAACGGAAGTACGGCCATCAACTACAAAACGTCCGGTTTGTCAACAATTTAACAGCAGAACATACCGGGTCAAAACCAAGGACCGAAAAAGCGTGTTAAGCTTGCCTGAAGTATCTAAGCAGACACCGAAGAATCGGAAAAGTTATTTACCGATTAAAGTGAAGCCGATCGCTCCAACTCCGCCAATTCGGCAACGTATCCAAAATATGTCGTCTCCGTCAAACGACCAGGAAAACGTTAAACAGCATACTATTAGCgagataatagaaaaaaaacccgAAGAATATCGTCCAGAAAAATGGGTTCCAACGGCCGTCGGATCGGCAAGGAAAAAAAGGCTCGTTTTGTGCTATTTATGCGGTAAAGAATTCGGTACGGCTTCGTTGCCATTTCACGAACCTCAGTGTCTCAAG AAATGGATCCAAGAAAATTCCCGACTACCCGAACATTTACAAAGAACTATGCCAACGAAACcggaaaatcaaattatttctgTTGATGATTGGAATAAGTTGGCATGGGAAGCCACTCAG TCAAATTTGGTGCCATGCGATTTTTGCCAACGGAAGTTCCTAGCAAACAGACTTGAAGCCCACGCAAGAGTCTGTATTGAATCCAAGAAAAAACCAGTAGCC GCGCCAAAGTTACCGGCTAAATCGGCCGTCAACATGGACAAACCTAAAAAGAAACCGGCGCCGTGTTACGTGTGCGGTCGTCTGTTCGGGACCGCGTCCATAGGGATTCACGAACCTCAGTGTCTGATCAAGTGGACCCGAGAAAACGATGGCCTAGCACCACATCTCCGACGACCCGTGCCCACCAAACCGGAAGTGATCATCGACGAAG TGACGGGCAAGGTGGATCAACGGGCTACCAGAGAAGAACACTGGAAATCGTACTTATCGCAGCTCGTGCCATGCGACCGGTGTAAACGGACATTCGACCCGGACAGGTTGGAAGTGCATCAGAGAAGTTGTAAAGGAGtgacaaaataa